ACGCCAACGACATCCGGAACGTAACGGGCAGGCTCCAGCCCTTGCTCTTCAGCTGGGCGTCGGCCGGATCCTGGGGAATGTCCTGCTGGTCGCCCGGATCGCGCGTGACGGCGACGTTGAGCGCGGTGCCCTCGTGCTTGATGGTGGTGCCCAGGTTCTGCACGGTGAAGCCGGCGCGAATCGCCCGGCCGCCGATGGTGGCCATGAACATCGTGCCGAAGTCCACCGCGAACGCGCCGCCCGAAACGGTGCCGAGCTGGTCGTTGACGAACTTCCCCGTGATGCCGGCGGCGAACCGGTCGGAAAAGCGCTGCGCGTACGTCAATCCCACGGCCGTTTCGGCGACCGAGTACGTCTCGCCGGATTCGCCGTCCGGGTCGGCGACGGTGTACACGGGCTGATCGCCGAAGCCGAACGAGGTGATCGACACCCCGAGCGCCCGCGAGCCGCCCGACACGGGGAAGCCCGCGCCGACCCATGTGTAGCGCGTGTCCGCCAGGTATCTCATGGTGGACGCCTGCACCGCGGAGTGCCCCATCAGCGCGAGACCGGCGGGATTGAAGTGCACCGCCGACACGTCGTTCACGAGGGCCGAGAACGCGTTGCCCAGGGCGGCGC
This genomic interval from Gemmatimonadales bacterium contains the following:
- a CDS encoding PorV/PorQ family protein, which codes for AALGNAFSALVNDVSAVHFNPAGLALMGHSAVQASTMRYLADTRYTWVGAGFPVSGGSRALGVSITSFGFGDQPVYTVADPDGESGETYSVAETAVGLTYAQRFSDRFAAGITGKFVNDQLGTVSGGAFAVDFGTMFMATIGGRAIRAGFTVQNLGTTIKHEGTALNVAVTRDPGDQQDIPQDPADAQLKSKGWSLPVTFRMSLAYDVFSQARSRMSLLGEFNQPNNSDPGFNVAGEYNVTVSNTVSLAGRIGYTYSPDNNLDPTGSASADYAGFDTSADGEGMDGFSAGGGLRFGRAPGFTVGFDYAYRHMGLLGGVNMISIGLTW